A stretch of DNA from Caldanaerovirga acetigignens:
GCCATACCCACGCAAATCAGATTTTCGTCAACCGCTCGTATAGCTTCCACAATAGCAAGGGCCACTTTTTCGTCCACTGCCGCCATATTGTAGAGAGCTCCGTGGGCTTTGACGTGCTGCAGATTAAGTCCGTGGGAATCTGCAAAGGCCTTCATCGCCCCTATTTGATAAATGACGTAAGCTCTTATTTCATCGAAAGATGCATCCAGGTTTCTCCTTCCAAAGCCCAATAGGTCGGGAAAACCCGGATGGGCACCAACTGACACATTATTTTCCTTGCAAAAGCGCACAGTTTTATCCATCACCAACGGGTCTCCTGCATGAAAACCGCAGGCTATGTTGGCAGAAGATATGTGCTTTACTATTTCCTCATCCATCCCTAATTTGTACGCCCCGAAGCTTTCTCCTATATCGCTGTTGAGGTCAATCCTGTAAATCATAATAACACCTCCGTAGAACATTTTTCATAAATAGTTATGCCAATGTTATAAATACAGCAAATTTCAT
This window harbors:
- a CDS encoding LamB/YcsF family protein, whose protein sequence is MYRIDLNSDIGESFGAYKLGMDEEIVKHISSANIACGFHAGDPLVMDKTVRFCKENNVSVGAHPGFPDLLGFGRRNLDASFDEIRAYVIYQIGAMKAFADSHGLNLQHVKAHGALYNMAAVDEKVALAIVEAIRAVDENLICVGMAGTAMEKAAKEVGLRFACEVFADRNINPDGTLVSRKHPNAMIHDEELACKRVLKMIKEGYVEAVDGTLVQVKVDTVCVHGDNPKAVEFARKLKTVLEENGVQIVPMASFL